Below is a window of Manis javanica isolate MJ-LG chromosome 2, MJ_LKY, whole genome shotgun sequence DNA.
GGAGTATTATTATTGAGAATGTTCTGAAAGGGCTTATAATTAAGTAAAATAGAAGATCACatgagaggaggaaaggaagagagataaTATAGTTCACACACGACAACAACAATGACAACAACAGACAGAAAACCACCAGGCCAGTGATACTCCTCAGAAGTATGTAATCCGTTGGTACTTGAGAAAAGGCAGACCCATGGCTTGGGAAACAATCACTGGGAAATATGCAACATATCTGATGCGCTGCTTAAGCCAAGGATTCCAGATTTGGTGGACACTAAACTCTTAAGATGTTCTAGCTATCCTATTATAAACCAAATGGCCACTGGGAAACAGTTCAAGaaaccattatttttcttttcttagggttataaatgcataaaaacaCATTTTGCATAATAATCTATATTGTCATAAAAGATAATTCAACACCAAGTTTTAATATGAAAGCCTAGGGCTCTCTGTATTCATTTTGTTATgtaaatttattcattcacatgAGGTGTATAAAGCACATAGCTTTCTAGATGAAACTATACGTGCCACACTTCAAGCTACTTTAACATAAAGATAACATTAAGACGAACAAactctttacatttcttttacaTAAGAAGCAaatgatttgttttgttcttttcttaatttccagCTTACATAATTAATCAAGTTTataacttttttgttgttgtatagagcattatttgaaaatatgtaatgAATTAACCTTTTGTCTTTAGTGATAAATGAGTAGAAATCATGCTAGTTGGCTGTATTTGGTTAtaagaaagcaataaaataattgtttcaaaaaatgtataattcagataaatattcatgaaataaagataagagaacaTACATATTTGTCtctaaaatacagtattttatatattgtgtgtgtgtttatgcctAGAAAACTGAACTAGATAGTCAACAAAGATATATATCCTAATAAAGATGTTAGTGGACCTCAACAATTTCaagtaggaaggaagggagggagagagttaaggaaaaagaaaaggaaatcatttggcatctAGCAAATAGGTCTATCTAATCATTCACATCAAAGAATAAATTCACCAAGCCTCAGAATTCTCCACAGCAACATTCAATGGCAGAGAATAGCAGAATAACACAAAATCCCTAAGAAAAGAAAGTGCCAGCACAAGTGTTACATACTGCTGCCGTAGCCTAGAGATTCTTCAGAGTACGGTCTGGGACAAGGGTTTAATTCAGCACATGGATTAGTTTCCTAAAGCGACGTTaacaaatttggtggcttaaaacaacagaaatttaaccTCTCCAGTTGTGCAGGCCAGACTAAGCAATCAGTTATCTATGACCTAAaacaaggtgttggcagggttgtgctccctctgaaggctctaagGAAGAATTTGTTCCTTGTCCTTCAGTTTCTGGTGGTTGCCTGCATTTCTTAACTTGTGGCCGCATTACTGCATGCAATCTCTGCTTCTACGGTCACACTGCATTTACTTCTGTGGGTTATCTTTCTTTGCAAGTtacttataaggacacttgtgacTGCTTTCAGGCATGCCCAGATAAACCAGCATAACACTCCATTTCACAATCCtcagtcacatctgcaaagacccttttttcaTATAAAAGGTAGCATTTATAGGTTCCACACAGATTATAATGAAATTTATGGAATTCTAAGGGATTAGTCTTTCTCAATTCAAAGCAGATAAACTTGAAAATTGGGATAAAAACTGTATAATTTACCAAAACGATTTCAGCAGGTAGTTTAACATATTTCCAAAATACAAACAGAGGAAGGTATATCAAAGCACCTCCCTCCCCGCACCAATCCCACTGCCAAAATAATAAAGTGCCTGGAATGGATGATTTCACAGGGAAATTCTAACAAACCTTTTAATAAGTAGGTAAATTCaatgtcattttatattttagagtacagaaaaagaaggaatgttTCCAGATTCTTTTTATGAAGTGGGCATATAAGTAATTCCCAAAATCAACAAAAGGATTGAACAAAAGGGAAACAACCACATTTCAAAGGTTCAACAGAAGTCCCTGATCATTCAGTATTAGGACATATGGAAATTAATAACCTTCTTGTATTTAAGCAATAACCAGTTAAAAGatgtaacagaagaaaaaatatcccTTATTTTCAACAACACAAAAGATAAAATGTCTGGGAGGAAATGTGGGAGATCATTATGAAGAAGGCTTTAAAATACTTAGAGGAACATAAAGCAAGATATGAACAAAAAAAAGCATTCCATGTCCTTGGATAGGATGATGCAACAtcataaagatgtcagttctccctaaATTAACCCACAATTTTCACAGAAGTCTAATAAAAATGTCAGCATCATTTTGTCACAACAATCATGCTGAGTCAAAAGTTCATgtggaaaaataaacacataaaaatagccaagaaaagtcTGGAACAGAAGAGTCATGGGGGGAACCAGTCTCCAAGTCTTAACACTTTATAGAATTTCAGTAACTAAAATAGTGTGATtctagcacatgaaaagacagacaaattatgaaaaaaatatgggGTCTAGAAATAAACATACATCTATATATGGCATTTTAGAGGTGGCATTTATGGGGAAAAAGTGGACTATTTAATAGTGTGGAAAAACTGGGttagtgaaaatgaaaagaaaaagaaaatctgattcCTCTACTAACACCTAATAATAGGATAAGtccaaatttattaaaattctaaGTTTCTTATAAAAAAGACCAGAATATCAGGGaaaccaaagaaagtaaaaggTTTTTCTAATTATGACATGAAactcagaaataaatggaaaaattaattaattcaattaCATATTTCAAAAATGTACATGATGAGAAGTACAACAGGCAGAGTCAAAAGGCAAATATCAAATTGGTACCAAAAAAATGAACTTACAAAACAGACAAAAGGTCAATCTCTCAAAAGTACAAGGAGTTCCTAGAAGtcaatgagaaaaagacaatccaatgaaaaaaatgggccaaaaatacaaatagttcacagaaaaggaaacatgaaTTGACCTTAAACATACATTAAGAAGATCactcataaaaggaaaaagaaaatcaaaccatCAGATTGGCAGACATCAAAGTTCAGTAATTCACTCTTTTGGGAAATAGGGTGCGGAATTAGGTTTTCTCATACTTGTTGGGAAGAGCATATATTGGTACAACTTTTATGAAGGTCAATTTGGTAATGTCCATGAAGTTTGTAAATATGAGActcttttagaaatatattctaagaaatacacatttgtgaTATGATGTATGTACAGGGTTATTTACTGTGGTACTATTTCTAATAGCAAAAGAGTAGACAGCAGCCTAAAGGTCTATTAATGTCCAATCAGTGCAAGGCCAGTTAAATCTAATATAGTACATCCACACCTGGAGTACAACAAAGTCATACAAAAGCATGATGACATGTTGACTGATATGAAATGATCTCCAAAATCACTGGAGGAAAGAATATACTCCTAACAGGCATCTCTGAGAAGGAACACAAGAAGCTAAGACTGGCTGTTATGAGAAGAAAATTGGGTGGCTGAGGGGCAGAAGTGTGAAGGACACTTTTTAGTATATGCCTTTTTATAgcctttgtattttgaaaattcagaaaTCAATAGGCATGGTCATAATGCCTGTGAGTTATAAGTGTCAAAATGAAGTATAGAGATAATAAGGAATAGaagaaatatatacaataaagagaatgaaataaagttaattttcaacctcctttttccttcccccaAAATGCACACATCTTCCTCCAGTTACAATTTTGCTTGCTTTCATTGGCCTCTACCCTATGCCATTTATCTCAAGAGGTCCTTTAatgtttctaataattttccAAAGTTATATTAGTACATCTCAAATTCAACCTGTGCTATATCCaataacaaaaaggaatgaattcaTTCCATTTGAGGCAATTATAAGAGAACAGACACATGTTTTGgaagatactttaaaaaagtggttaaaataaaatcttacctGTTGTTTGGAAAATGTGTTATGGgccatttgctaatatttgtttggAGAATTAAAGATGTCCTCTTGGCATCCTTCACTGtgataagaaaaataaggaaggtaAACTTTTCAACAAGACAtgaatttaaaaagtcacatgTGAAATAATTATGATATCCATGGAGATGCACAAGGTCATACACTGGGATGTGAGAAAACactgtaatttctatttctgttattttattttatttttataatgtataaagTAGTACAGaacatataatttataaattataaatagggATACATAAAACTATTGCATGTTCAACCTTTTTTATCCACAGAAGTATGCAATCAAAATGTTTGGTAATGACTTccaaatgatgattttttttcacataaataagGAGAAATCATATGCACTACAGAATATACAGCACACTAGAGAATAGCACAGTAAGAAGCAGCCATAAGTTATGAAtttctaagtgaaataatattGAATTCATTTGGTACAGCCCTTAGCACAATGTGCTCATAGTGACAGACTGCTATAGAACCTGAATTTCCCAAACCTTTCTTTCTACTATACAGTAGAATACTATACAGTATATACTATACTATAAAGATAATAAGCAGtagaataaatacagaaaatgaaatagctTTCAAccttctatttccttcccccaaaATTCACTTCTTCCTCCAATTTAACTAAATGGGGACCATCTTTGAAATTAGGCAGCAAGCGAACTCAGTATTTCCACtactttattttctcctgttactttttttttttatcatttttttagaCTTCTGAATATCACATCCTGTTTTAGAACATGGAATTTTAAAACCATTGTAAAGAAGTTCAAACCTGACATTAATCCTTTTTCCACCCATCTCCTCTAACAGAAACAACCTCAGATGGTGGTTCacacctgtgggtaaaactgtaacatttccagaacatcccgcctggctttagtgtatttgtaTATCctcaggtgtggagagaagttcatctccttgtccatgggtaattacctgggcaacggagggcgtgtctgaacctgagaggttaaggggaggggctggctggcctGCATCCTTCCggagcaggggagagggagggtgctGGACTGCGGTtcgtaagcaataaacaggttttaaattttatttctccctttgacggtttttggtttttagaggtattttgccccgggattcctttccccggacttacaacaCCTGTTTTCAAAACCGAGTGTGGTTCCTTCACAGTATTTACAAGTGGCGTTAAAGAAATTTGCTCTATTCACCCACACTTCGGCTCTAACTATGGCTGTATCACCTAACCAATTTTGTCATGTATTGGGAAACTGAAGTCCTGTTGGGGTGGGAAGAGTAAATGGCATAATGCAGACAATCGCTCAGCAAAATGTGTAGCATACAGTTAAGTCACATAAAACTTCACTCTTGAGTTACACACGGATAGACGGGTTAAGTAACACGGCCAAACGTCTCACCTTTTGTTCTAGGCAGGAAACTTAGAAACCCAGACATCTCTTCCAAAAAGACTGAGCACTGAGATATTAGGGAGTTGGCTATGTCAGAATTCTTATAAGTAGGGTGGGAGTGTGTGGAGAGTGGGACCGGTCTCTGGCAAGGCCAAGGTTGCTGCCACAGAAACGCACCACGGAACGCCCACCTCCATCTTTTCCCCTTCAGCAGCAGATAGAAACTACGTTTCCCAGCGGCCCTGAGGCTACTTCCGGCGCAGCACGCTCAGGGCTCTGCTTTCCGGCCGCACCTTTTACGTCGGCTCGGCCATCAGCTTTTTCTGGCGGAGGTCAAGTCCCGGAACATGGGTTCTTCAGTGTCCCAGCTTTTTGAACCAGGCAAAGTCGCTGCGCTTCCGGAAGGCACCACCTCCGCCAAGCCCGCGCCCCTTTCTGCACCCCAAGCGCCGACTTCTCCAGCGCAAGCCCCCTTCTTCACTACCTGCTGGAGTTGTCGTGTGCTTTCCGGGTCGGGGCTGATAGGGGCGGGCGGGTACGTGTACTGGGTGGCACGGAAGCCCCTGAAGCTGGGATACCCCCCGAGTCCAGGGACTATTACGCAGATGGTCATCGGCATCAGTGAGAGTCGGGGCACAcccctggggagcagagggagaaggggagcgCAGCCGCGTTGGGGGAGGACGGGGCGCTCGGGCTGATCTAGCGGCGGGAGGCACCCAAAAAAAGATGCGGAGGCGGGAAGAGGAAGTTGAGACACTTTTTCTAAgtcataatatttttgaaaattcttatGAGCCTCAATGTTTTTAAtcctagcaatggcaattagAGATGTTATCATTATAATAGTTCTTTTTTTACTGttaaactaaggcacagagaaataTTGTTTCAAGGTCAGACACGTATGTGTGACAGATGGCCTTTTGTCCCATGTTTATCTGGCACCAAAGCCCATGCTTTTTCTCCAGGTCCTGAATAAAGCCTGAGCAAGACACTTAAACCTTTGTTAAAGAATTAAGGCTTTGAAGTTAGATCTTAGACATGGGTTCAAAGCCCACATATTAGGTGTACCACTGTGTACTGTGGCCCACAGTCCTTATCTGTAACAATAGTAAGTGACTGTCAAGAAATCTTCTAGTAAAATGTAGTGATTTCTTTTTACTCTTCGTACCAAATGAGTGCATAGAAGTTTAGGTTTTGTGATTTCTTAATCTTTGACACCAGACTGTCCATATCAATTCCCTTTAAGCCCCTTTTTTGCTTGGGGAAGTAACAAGTTTCGTTTGcccctgaagtttttttttttccttttctgagctTAACTTATATAAGAAAGATATAATGGTAATATATCTTCTAGGAGTACTATAACAGTTAAATAAGGTGACATATATAAAAGCACCTGGTAAACTAAAGTGCAACGTACATGTAaggtactgttttatttttcctaggCATCGCTTGTTGGGGTGTAGTCATCCTGTCAGATCCCAAAGGGAAGGCCTTCCGTGTTGTTTGAAAGTACTACCAGTGAATTTGTCGTCTTCTGTCCCCATAACACACAGCAAACATGGGGCTTATGGATGTTCTGGACAGACATATGGACACGGACAGACCTCAGTCCTACAGATactacaaaactgaaaagacaaacaTGGGTTGCCATTGACAACCAAGTGAGTGTGGCTTTCTTTCCAGGCTCTACAGGGACCAATAAATCCCTCAGAGAAGAGAACAGGCTCTGTGTCTTATGTGGGGAAGGAAGGTATAGTAGGAAATGACAAACTAAATTGGAAAATGAActaaactataattttaaatagttGTTTTTACTCCTCCCATAATTGGGTCAACACCCATTATCAATCCTGGAATAAGCACCATGCAATATACAGAAGTGCATAAAACTTTTTATCTGTATACTGCCCTTATTTCTCCAGGCATAGTCAAATCCATTACCTTAGGAGAGTTTCACTTGCTACTCAAAGGTGGTTATTTCATTGGTGGTTAAGTAAACCTTAAACAGCCCTAATAATTGGCCCAGGGTCATTCTGCAAGTCAGTGATGGAGCTAGGACTTTTCTTGTCTAGTTCTAGCTTAGTCTTTCAGTACTAGGATGGTTCCAGAGAGGCAGGAACTGTCTTTATGAAACAATTAGATAGCCATAAAAATCAGTATACAATAAAAGACttaagtaccaaattattttagagaaattctccttttgtaattaaaaaaaaaaggttcttttCCCACAAGCACCATAAATGTTTCTGTGTTTAAACTGAGATGCTTTTGAGgaaagtaattaaaattataCTGCTCATTTCTGAGAAGTCTGTGCTTCTACCAGTTTTTTACTTGTTTCTGATAACCATGGCTTCTTACTAAAGTTATACATAGGTACAtttcagaggagaaaaataatcttaaattcaGCTGCCAGTCTAAGTTTTGAGTGATAATATTGAGCAAATACCTTTAAGGCTATTATTCTTTCTAGTATGTAGAAGTTCCTAAGTCTGTCAGGTCTCACAAGGGGCAGGTAGACTGTTGCATTGTCTGCATCAGAGTTCATGGTATTAGTGGTGCTATCCACCTATGCAATCGAGGAAAGACATTGCAATGTAAGTGGACAAGTATTTATGTGAAATGTACAATTCAGTTATGTGATATTAATGAATACATAAGTTTTGGTTAGATGGAACCATTGAGAACCCAAATCAGGATACCTACTTGATAACTTTTAACAGTTGATCATATATACCCTAAAAAGGAAGACAAGTTACTCCCTGTTTAAAAGCAAGCCATTCTATTAATGGATGGCTGTAGTCCAAACATTTTCCTGGTTAAACCAAAAACATATAACTCTGCCTTACTAGTCCTGGCTTGACCTACTGGATAAATAGAATAACTCAAACTTGCACATTGTAATAGAACATCTTTCTCATAATTTCTACTAGCATGAATCTAAGCAAATAAGAGCTTTTCCCAAATAAACTGTCCTACTTATCAGAAGTATTCCCAAAGTATGTTTGGTTCTACCCAACTTGGGGCCATGTAACTAAGTCTGAACAAAGTATTATTCTACTGTGTCTATAGGCAATCAAGTGCCAAtaactcctccccacccccaccaaaaagaaTAGGTTAATTAAGATctgaaaggtttttttcccctttgaaggGTATTCTAAAAGTTGGTTTGATTTCTGCCAGTGTTAGGTCAGAGATCCTAGTTTGTTTTAAGCATGAGTCCGATTTCAGAGATAAGAGATATCACCTTAGTTCTGCAATGCAGGAAGTACACTTAGTGCCcctattattttcccttttgttgGGATGAAGTGGGGTAAGCAGAGTAAACAGGCTCAAGAATCAATGGATTATTAATCAGTACTGTAAGAACACCAGCTTAATTATAATTTATGGGGTTTAGAATCTCTTTCCAGCATGGAGTTATGAGTTTATAAAGGCTCTTAATTACCTTtagcaaatgagaaaagagaaaaaatacaaaagtagatattttaaatggcatttatGATTTTCTTTGGAATACAGACCAAAATGTAAATATACATGTGAACACTGAGATTTTTCATGATTTCCAAGATCCTATTAGCTCAACCATTGCATAGTAAAGTATAAACTGGTACCTCAAGATGATCGATTCCCCAGGCCAGCCAATTGTTGATGCTGACACTGGAGTATTCCAAATGCAAATCAATCTAAAAAGTTAACTCAGTGTCAACCGGCTGAGACCAGTTGTAGACAGCTGTTGCTTGTTGCCCTAGAGGTTAAGCATCTCAGCCATGATTTGTATTTTACCTCCACCCTCAGCATTTGCTCCCTGCTCCTTTTTACTACTGTTTTCTCAGCCTGGCTGTGTCTGAATCAGGGGCCTCATTCATGAAGCCAGTTGATTCGACATAAAATATACTGCTCCTAAATGAAATACATGTTCAGGTCAAGCATATGTTCAAGCATGAACCAGGTTTGGCCTCAACTGATTTATTGCCAGGACTACATTGATCAAACTGACACTTCTCAAATCTTAAAGTCAGGAATAATAAGCAATTTTTAGTTGAaaagctgctttttttttaatgatataaatcCTTGCCTTGACCCAATGATTATATAGGTGTTAGCGGTACAGAGTCTGAGGTGAAAGATTTATAATCACGTATGATTCTGAAGTATCCTAAGAGCATGGGGAAAAATATGTCATCCTTCTAAATGTATGTCTCTTGGCCTTTTGAGATATTCCATGACTTGTcattcaaatgtaaatggactgtagAGAAATAGACAAAAGGGCAAGTGCTAAATGCAGCATGTCACTAAAAATGAAGGTTTAGTCCTATGACTGAACTTGCGGAGCTCCAGAAATGTAGTAGGCAGGATTCTTAAGATGTTCCAGACCCCTGGTGTACACACACCTTATCCCAGTTACTCAATCAAACACAATTCTAGATGCTGCTGTGAAGGAGacttgcagatgtaattaaggtcaCTGATCAGTTGACCTTAAAATAGGAAGATTATCCAGATTGGCTAATCACATGAGCCCATTAAATCTTAGTCTAGAATTCAGAGACAGAAGAAGTGAAAGATTAAAATCAGTAGGTACTGGTACTCAATATGAGAAGTCCATTACAGGACTGGAAGAAAGCAAACAACCGTATTGTGAACTACAAATGGGGGCTACAGCTAGGGACTGCAGGCAGTGTGGAGTTGCTGAGTTGCTGAAAGGAACCACCAGCTGACAGCTGAAAGGGAGACAGACCTCAGTTCTGCAactgcaaggaaatgaattctaccAACAACAGGAAAGCTTGGAAGAGGACCCTATAAGGACCAAGAactgcagccccagccaacaCCTTGGTTTCAGTCCAATGAGATCCTAAGCAGAGTAGCTGGTCATGCTATGAAACTGCaataataaattgtttttaagTTGCCAAGTTGGTGGTAGTTTGTtacacaatggaaaactaataCAAGGAATCAGGAGTGGTTCGTAGTATCACAGTCACAGTTGGTGGCATGTCAGACCAAACACATCTCCATTCTGGATGTTCAGAAAGTAGCCAGAAGGGGCCATCTGAACAGCATTTGTCTTTACAGCTACTGTCTTCGCTTGTTCTTTTACTGGTGGTTGTCTTagatagtttttattttctgttttctagcaAAATTGGTCcactttgctaaaaaaaaaaaaaaaattacagcacCCTTTTTATGTTCCAAGCATTATGGCAAGTGCTTTTGCAGAAACTGCTTAATTCTCTCGGTAGCCCTGTTTTTACAGCTGAGATAACAGGCCTGAAACAGGTAAGAATTTTTCCAAAGCCTCAAGTGATAAACCAATAGTAGCATGGTGAAGAGCACTAACTGGGAATTGGAAATTCATGTTGCAGCAGTCATTTTCTTAACATCCATTCTCAAAATGTCCAGGTATCAAAATTAGGAATTTTGAGTTCtgattttccatattttccttgaTTATCCCTTAGTTTAATATGTCATTAATCTCTTGGTTTCCTCTTTATAATTGAGACTGTATTATTTATCACTTTGACAGCAATTTACATATTAATCCAGGTTAAATTCTTGTCCTCTCTCTGAGTTGGCTTATACCTTTCCACGACTTTATCCCAATCTCTCTCCTGACCTTGGGCCATTCTCCTGCACCTCATAGTCTATTTCCCAAGACAGGTAGGGCATCTTACTTGTCTGTCTACAGACACTACAGTCTCAATTGTGTCCCAGATGAACTTACCTCCCTCCACTGACTTTTGCTCTTCTATTTCCTAGCTCTGTTTATAGTATTTCCATCTCATCAGCTGACCAGGCTAGAAACTAGAATTATCCATGACTCTTTACTCTCATTTTTTTACTTCTAATCTGTTAGCAAATCCTGCTTATTTTGACGCTTTAGAAATCTTTCCTGTCCATTCTCATTGCTATTGTTTTGGATCAGCTAGCATCATGTCTCATGTAGATTACTGTAATAGGTTCTTAATTGATCCTTGTTTCTAGGAAGCCCCTCTTATCTACCCTCCATAGTTACCTTAAATATGTCCTGGCTTAAAGTCCTCCGGGATCCCTGCACATAAGATGAACTCCAGACTCCACAGCAGGGTATGGATACCATTCATTGGTCCAGCCTCTGTATCTTTTCATCTTGTACTCCCTGATTTCTGCTACATATACCTCATCTTCCTGCCACTCTTACTTAGCCAACTTTCCCTAAAAATGTCATTCTCCATACTTTGCACATGGCTGTTCCATCAGCCTATAATATCCTTTTGTCACTGCTCCAACTGGAGAAATCCATGTTGCCCTTCAAAGCCCAGCCACAATGTCACCTCTCTGGTGAAGCCTCCCCTGAAAAGTCCAGTTACTACTCGTGGGATTGTGCAACCATTATCCTTTGTAGGGTCTTCTAACACTGTACTTAAAAGACTGCTTATGACTGTTCCCATGGGCTTCTGTCCGTCCCTGCTGACTGTGACTCAAGAGGAGGACGGTGCTCTGTCCATCTTCaataatatttgatgaataaGGGAATAAAGGGCTGAACAAATTCATGAGGAAAGAGGGAATTACTTGTTCCATTTGACATTGTGTATCTCGGTGGTTCTTATCTCCGGTGTGATCCCTGGCCTAGCAACATCAGGATTGCCTAATAACTCATTGGAAATGCACATTTTCAGCTCCAGGCCAGACCTACTGCTGAATCAGAGGCCCTAGAGTTGGAGCCCaccaatctgtattttaacaggcCCTCTGGGTGGTTCAATAAACACTTAAGTTTTAGACCC
It encodes the following:
- the DMAC1 gene encoding distal membrane-arm assembly complex protein 1; protein product: MGSSVSQLFEPGKVAALPEGTTSAKPAPLSAPQAPTSPAQAPFFTTCWSCRVLSGSGLIGAGGYVYWVARKPLKLGYPPSPGTITQMVIGISIACWGVVILSDPKGKAFRVV